One window of the Streptomyces asoensis genome contains the following:
- a CDS encoding helix-turn-helix transcriptional regulator: MAGKPVRPTNAIDQTRRMLSLVTYLRERPGARIEDVARAFGITEDELVSDLDVLPMCGTSFRGGDLLDIDTDGERIWWHNPAALGAEAAEPLRLAADEATALLVAARAVSTLPGLREGDRQALLRATAKVEASAGEAAGASARLSVTFESEGGVFADVDRAISERRRLWIRYYSPARDQVTEREIDPIRLVSVGHTYVEAWCRRSEARRTFRLDRVAEIKILDEPSAPPEIELRDLSEGLVQPAAEDPEVVVEVGPGGRWVAEYYPHDSADELPDGGLRITLRTPEPASLRRLALRLGRDGRIVSPPELADSARRAAREALAAYDGIEARGAADGPPAVHGEQPGPRGESQFDGREQGL, encoded by the coding sequence GTGGCAGGCAAACCGGTCAGGCCGACGAACGCCATCGACCAGACGCGGCGGATGCTCTCCCTGGTGACGTATCTCAGGGAGCGCCCCGGCGCGCGGATCGAGGACGTGGCGCGCGCGTTCGGGATCACCGAGGACGAGCTGGTCTCGGACCTCGACGTGCTGCCCATGTGCGGCACCAGCTTCCGCGGCGGCGATCTCCTCGACATCGACACCGACGGTGAGCGCATCTGGTGGCACAACCCGGCCGCGCTCGGCGCGGAGGCCGCCGAGCCACTGCGGCTGGCCGCCGACGAGGCGACCGCGCTGCTGGTGGCGGCCCGGGCGGTGTCCACGCTGCCCGGCCTGCGGGAGGGCGACCGGCAGGCGCTGCTGCGGGCGACGGCCAAGGTGGAGGCCTCGGCCGGTGAGGCGGCGGGCGCGAGCGCGCGGCTGTCGGTGACGTTCGAGTCGGAGGGCGGGGTCTTCGCGGACGTCGACCGGGCGATCTCCGAGCGGCGCCGGCTGTGGATCCGTTACTACTCGCCCGCGCGTGACCAGGTCACGGAGCGCGAGATCGACCCCATCCGGCTGGTCAGCGTCGGGCACACGTACGTGGAGGCCTGGTGCCGCCGCTCGGAGGCGCGCCGCACCTTCCGGCTGGACCGGGTCGCCGAGATCAAGATCCTCGACGAGCCGTCCGCGCCGCCCGAGATCGAGCTCCGGGACCTGTCGGAAGGGCTCGTGCAGCCGGCCGCCGAGGACCCGGAGGTCGTCGTCGAGGTCGGTCCCGGCGGTCGCTGGGTCGCCGAGTACTACCCGCACGACAGTGCCGATGAGCTTCCCGACGGCGGATTGCGTATTACTCTGCGCACGCCCGAACCCGCCTCGCTCAGGCGGCTGGCGCTGCGGCTCGGCCGTGACGGCCGGATCGTGTCGCCGCCGGAGCTCGCCGACAGTGCCCGCCGGGCCGCCCGTGAGGCGCTGGCGGCATACGACGGGATCGAGGCGCGGGGCGCGGCCGACGGGCCGCCCGCGGTGCACGGCGAGCAGCCGGGACCGCGGGGCGAAAGTCAGTTCGACGGGCGGGAGCAGGGGCTTTGA
- a CDS encoding FKBP-type peptidyl-prolyl cis-trans isomerase, translating into MRRRSLILAAVPAGLVTLAACGDEKSDSSKASDSASSSAGATPPPKIVDGPLPAITAGVKFDEKPTVAKGTGEPSDQLAVKTVIAGSGKTVAENDYIQANCLGQIWDSAKVLLNTYDTKKPLFTQLAQGGTIDGWRYALTGKKTGSRVLFSVPPTWAFGKDGDADTGIKGTDTLVFVFDIQDTFNAKSSAKGKDVPQDDAAVPKVGTNTDGKAPSIEIPKSDPPTKLVSNYVIEGDGPKLAADDTVLVQYKGVVWDTGKEFDSSYSRSSLTSFSLQQVVKGWAQGLTGKKVGSRVVIVVPPSLGYGDSPPSGSGLEKDSTMVFSVDIIAKV; encoded by the coding sequence GTGCGCCGACGCTCACTCATCCTTGCCGCCGTACCCGCGGGACTGGTCACTCTCGCCGCGTGCGGCGATGAAAAGTCCGACTCGAGCAAGGCGAGCGACAGCGCGTCGTCCTCCGCCGGGGCCACGCCTCCACCGAAGATCGTCGACGGCCCGCTGCCGGCCATCACGGCGGGCGTGAAGTTCGATGAGAAGCCGACGGTCGCCAAGGGCACCGGTGAGCCCTCGGACCAGCTGGCGGTGAAGACGGTGATCGCGGGCAGCGGCAAGACCGTCGCGGAGAACGACTACATCCAGGCCAACTGTCTCGGCCAGATCTGGGACAGCGCGAAGGTCCTCCTCAACACCTACGACACCAAGAAGCCGCTGTTCACCCAGCTCGCGCAGGGTGGCACGATCGACGGCTGGCGCTATGCGCTGACGGGCAAGAAGACCGGCAGCCGGGTGCTCTTCTCGGTGCCGCCGACCTGGGCTTTCGGCAAGGACGGCGACGCGGACACGGGCATCAAGGGCACCGACACGCTGGTGTTCGTCTTCGACATCCAGGACACGTTCAACGCGAAGAGCTCGGCCAAGGGCAAGGACGTGCCGCAGGACGACGCCGCGGTGCCGAAGGTGGGTACGAACACCGACGGCAAGGCACCCTCGATCGAGATCCCCAAGTCGGACCCGCCGACCAAGCTGGTGTCGAACTACGTGATCGAGGGAGACGGCCCGAAGCTCGCGGCGGACGACACCGTGCTGGTGCAGTACAAGGGCGTCGTCTGGGACACGGGCAAGGAGTTCGACTCCTCGTACAGCCGCAGTTCGCTGACCTCGTTCTCGCTCCAGCAGGTGGTCAAGGGCTGGGCGCAGGGCCTGACCGGCAAGAAGGTGGGCAGCCGGGTCGTCATCGTCGTTCCGCCGTCGCTGGGTTACGGGGACAGCCCGCCGAGTGGCAGCGGCCTCGAGAAGGACTCCACGATGGTCTTCTCGGTGGACATCATCGCCAAGGTGTGA
- a CDS encoding helix-turn-helix transcriptional regulator, whose translation MAIAKAERLMNLALCLLGTRRPLSKRELRDSIEAYVETFRPGNGGAGSDDSFNRMFERDKDDLRELGLVIETVESLDGEIGYLARRDSNRLPPITLDAEEAAALGLAAKVWQQARLAGAASGALQKLRAAGLPEDVDPYEAHGALEPRIPVHEAAFEPLMLACRDRRPVIFDYRKATAAHPEPRDVEPWALECWRGHWYLAGFDRDRGAERVFRLSRITGRVRSRGASFTAPVPDVVTVRETVASWAGETADRSALIRLRTDAGYPLRAKATAVRELGDGWDELEIPYGHGLDAWLVEFGPDVVVLDPAELRADVVDRLRAVAKG comes from the coding sequence ATGGCCATTGCCAAGGCCGAGCGGCTGATGAACCTGGCGCTGTGTCTGCTCGGGACGCGACGGCCGCTCAGCAAGCGTGAGCTGCGCGACTCCATCGAGGCGTATGTCGAGACCTTCCGGCCGGGCAACGGCGGGGCGGGGTCGGACGACTCCTTCAACCGGATGTTCGAGCGGGACAAGGACGATCTTCGCGAGCTCGGCCTGGTCATCGAGACCGTGGAGAGCCTGGACGGCGAGATCGGCTACCTCGCCCGCCGTGACAGCAACCGGCTGCCGCCCATCACCCTGGACGCCGAGGAGGCCGCGGCGCTGGGCCTGGCCGCCAAGGTGTGGCAGCAGGCCCGGCTGGCGGGTGCCGCGAGCGGCGCCCTCCAGAAGCTGCGCGCCGCGGGGCTCCCCGAGGACGTCGACCCGTACGAGGCACACGGCGCCCTGGAGCCCCGGATCCCCGTGCACGAGGCCGCGTTCGAGCCGCTGATGCTGGCCTGCCGCGACCGTCGGCCCGTCATCTTCGACTACCGCAAGGCCACCGCCGCGCACCCGGAGCCCCGGGACGTCGAGCCGTGGGCGCTGGAGTGCTGGCGCGGCCACTGGTACCTGGCCGGCTTCGACCGCGACCGGGGCGCCGAGCGGGTCTTCCGGCTGTCGCGGATCACCGGCAGGGTGCGCTCGCGCGGGGCGAGCTTCACCGCGCCGGTCCCCGATGTCGTCACCGTCCGTGAGACGGTCGCGAGCTGGGCGGGGGAGACCGCCGACCGCAGCGCGCTGATCAGGCTGCGGACGGACGCCGGGTACCCCTTGCGGGCGAAGGCCACCGCGGTGCGGGAACTCGGCGACGGCTGGGACGAGTTGGAGATTCCGTACGGGCACGGGCTGGACGCCTGGCTGGTGGAGTTCGGGCCGGACGTGGTGGTCCTCGACCCCGCCGAGCTGCGCGCGGACGTCGTGGACCGGCTACGCGCCGTGGCCAAGGGCTGA
- the tatC gene encoding twin-arginine translocase subunit TatC: MLKPARKQEKDPEGRMPLADHLRELRNRLAKAMLAIVLVTVVAAFFYNDIINFLTKPILDSVGCGKTFEEIAGQLKSGDSTNKCASITINGLLAPFTLALQVSLMAGVVFASPVWLYQLWAFIAPGLHNHERKYAYAFVGMGAPLFMGGGYFAYRVLPTTAKVLIDFTPGGVSNLLPLDDLLQLVTRMVVVFGLSFELPLLLVFLNLTGMVTGKRMLGWWRAMIIGITVFAAVATPSTDPISMLALAGPIWILYFGATAFSLLNDRRRRRRDALGPADDEASELDLSPEAIGEVESVTASRALPEQASTERVNGYDDVT, from the coding sequence TTGCTGAAGCCTGCCCGCAAACAGGAGAAGGACCCCGAGGGGCGGATGCCCCTCGCGGATCATCTTCGTGAGCTCCGCAACCGGCTCGCGAAGGCGATGCTGGCCATCGTCCTCGTGACGGTCGTGGCCGCCTTCTTCTACAACGACATCATCAACTTCCTCACCAAGCCGATCCTCGACTCGGTCGGCTGCGGGAAGACCTTCGAGGAGATCGCGGGGCAGCTCAAGTCCGGCGACTCCACGAACAAGTGCGCGAGCATCACGATCAACGGTCTGCTCGCGCCCTTCACGCTGGCCCTCCAGGTCTCCCTGATGGCCGGGGTCGTCTTCGCCTCGCCGGTCTGGCTCTACCAGCTGTGGGCCTTCATCGCCCCCGGTCTGCACAATCACGAGCGCAAGTACGCGTACGCGTTCGTCGGCATGGGCGCCCCGCTGTTCATGGGCGGCGGCTACTTCGCCTACCGGGTGCTGCCGACCACCGCGAAGGTGCTGATCGACTTCACCCCGGGCGGCGTCAGCAACCTGCTGCCGCTGGACGACCTGCTCCAGCTCGTCACGCGCATGGTCGTCGTCTTCGGCCTCTCCTTCGAGCTGCCGCTGCTGCTGGTCTTCCTCAACCTCACCGGCATGGTCACCGGCAAGCGCATGCTCGGCTGGTGGCGGGCCATGATCATCGGCATCACGGTGTTCGCCGCCGTGGCCACGCCCAGCACCGATCCCATCTCGATGCTGGCGCTCGCCGGACCGATCTGGATCCTGTACTTCGGCGCGACCGCCTTCTCCCTGTTGAACGACCGACGCAGGCGCCGCCGCGACGCCCTGGGCCCCGCCGACGACGAGGCCTCCGAGCTGGACCTCAGCCCCGAGGCCATCGGTGAGGTCGAGTCGGTGACCGCGAGCCGCGCGCTGCCCGAGCAGGCGAGCACGGAGCGCGTCAACGGTTATGACGACGTGACCTGA
- a CDS encoding FKBP-type peptidyl-prolyl cis-trans isomerase yields the protein MSIDKPEIDFPGGEPPADLEIKDIWEGDGEVAQAGHNVSVHYVGVAFSTGEEFDASWNRGTPFRFPLGGGRVIKGWDQGVQGMKVGGRRQLTIPAHLAYGNQSPTPAIKPGETLIFVVDLLGV from the coding sequence GTGAGCATTGACAAGCCCGAGATCGACTTCCCCGGCGGCGAGCCCCCGGCGGACCTCGAGATCAAGGACATCTGGGAGGGTGACGGCGAGGTCGCGCAGGCCGGCCACAACGTCAGCGTCCACTACGTCGGTGTCGCCTTCAGCACCGGTGAGGAGTTCGACGCCAGCTGGAACCGTGGGACGCCGTTCCGCTTCCCGCTCGGCGGCGGACGCGTCATCAAGGGCTGGGACCAGGGTGTGCAGGGCATGAAGGTCGGCGGCCGTCGCCAGCTGACCATCCCGGCCCACCTCGCCTACGGCAACCAGAGCCCCACCCCGGCGATCAAGCCCGGCGAGACGCTGATCTTCGTCGTGGACCTGCTCGGGGTCTGA
- a CDS encoding diacylglycerol kinase — protein MTSEITLFVNPAAGRGRGAHAAPPAASALRAAGYTVHTVLGVNAEDALARARAAVAGGTGALIAVGGDGLAHLALQAVAGTRTPLGLVAAGTGNDFARALGLPVRDPAAAARLVAEALKGARIRDIDLGRVGDRWFGTVLASGFDSRVNDRGNRMRWPTGRARYDLAMLAELAAFRPFPYRITLDDGAVREVEATLVAVGNGSSYGGGMRICPGADLADGLFDVTVVGDCRRTTLLRVFPKVYRGTHIDHPKVTVLRAAKVEIAAAGVSGYADGERLGELPLTARCVPGAVRVIGP, from the coding sequence GTGACCAGCGAGATCACCCTCTTCGTCAACCCCGCGGCGGGCCGCGGCCGGGGCGCTCACGCAGCGCCGCCGGCCGCTTCCGCGTTGCGGGCGGCCGGCTACACGGTGCATACGGTCCTCGGTGTGAACGCCGAGGACGCCCTCGCACGCGCGCGTGCCGCCGTCGCAGGCGGCACCGGTGCCCTGATCGCCGTCGGCGGCGACGGCCTGGCCCACCTCGCGCTCCAGGCCGTCGCCGGCACCCGCACCCCGCTCGGCCTGGTCGCCGCCGGCACCGGCAACGACTTCGCCCGGGCCCTCGGCCTGCCAGTCCGTGATCCCGCGGCCGCGGCCAGGCTGGTCGCCGAGGCCCTCAAGGGCGCCCGGATCCGCGACATCGACCTCGGCCGGGTGGGCGACCGCTGGTTCGGCACCGTCCTCGCCTCCGGCTTCGACTCCCGCGTCAACGACCGGGGCAACCGCATGCGATGGCCCACCGGACGCGCCAGGTACGACCTCGCGATGCTGGCCGAACTGGCCGCGTTCCGCCCGTTCCCGTACCGGATCACGCTCGACGACGGAGCCGTCCGGGAGGTCGAGGCCACCCTCGTCGCCGTCGGCAACGGATCCTCCTACGGCGGCGGCATGCGGATCTGCCCCGGCGCCGACCTCGCCGACGGACTGTTCGACGTCACGGTCGTCGGGGACTGCCGCCGGACGACGCTGCTGCGGGTGTTCCCGAAGGTGTACCGGGGGACGCACATCGACCATCCGAAGGTCACCGTGCTCCGGGCGGCGAAGGTCGAGATCGCCGCGGCGGGCGTCTCGGGCTACGCGGACGGGGAGCGGCTCGGGGAGCTGCCGCTGACCGCGCGGTGCGTGCCGGGCGCGGTGCGGGTCATAGGCCCCTGA
- the tatA gene encoding Sec-independent protein translocase subunit TatA yields MFGRLGAPEIILILVVVILLFGAKKLPDMARSLGKSARILKSEAKAMKEDGGSTTTPAGPPNDGEQPPAQRTIQASPGDVTSSRPVSEPTDTTKR; encoded by the coding sequence ATGTTCGGAAGGCTCGGCGCCCCCGAGATCATTCTCATCCTCGTCGTCGTCATCCTGCTGTTCGGCGCCAAGAAGCTTCCCGACATGGCGCGCTCGCTCGGCAAGTCCGCTCGTATTCTCAAGAGCGAGGCGAAGGCGATGAAGGAAGACGGCGGCAGCACGACCACCCCGGCCGGCCCGCCGAACGACGGCGAGCAGCCCCCGGCTCAGCGCACCATCCAGGCCTCCCCCGGCGATGTGACCAGCTCCCGTCCGGTCAGCGAGCCGACGGACACGACCAAGCGCTGA
- the pafA gene encoding Pup--protein ligase — translation MDRRIFGLENEYGVTCTFRGQRRLSPDEVARYLFRRVVSWGRSSNVFLRNGARLYLDVGSHPEYATPECDNVTELVTHDKAGERILEGLLVDAERRLHEEGIAGDVYLFKNNTDSAGNSYGCHENYLVARHGEFSRLADILIPFLVTRQLLCGAGKVLQTPRGAVYCVSQRAEHIWEGVSSATTRSRPIINTRDEPHADAERYRRLHVIVGDSNMSETTMLLKVGATDLVLRMIEAGTVMRDLTLENPIRAIREVSHDITGRRKVRLASGREASALEVQREYYEKAVDFVERRGVRTGTVDQVLELWGRTLDAIEAEDLDRIGTEIDWVMKYKLIERYRAKHNMTMSNPRVAQIDLAYHDIHRRRGLYYLLERKGQAARICNDLKIFEGKSVPPQTTRARLRGDFIRRAQEQRRDFTVDWVHLKLNDQAQRTVLCKDPFRSVDDRVEKLIAGM, via the coding sequence ATGGACCGCCGCATTTTCGGGCTGGAGAACGAGTACGGCGTCACATGTACGTTCAGGGGACAGCGCCGGCTGTCTCCCGACGAGGTGGCGCGGTACCTCTTCCGCCGTGTCGTGTCATGGGGCCGAAGCAGCAATGTCTTTCTGCGAAACGGCGCCCGCCTCTATCTCGACGTGGGATCGCATCCGGAATACGCGACACCGGAATGTGACAACGTGACCGAGTTGGTCACCCACGACAAGGCCGGCGAGCGCATTCTCGAGGGACTCCTGGTGGACGCGGAACGACGCCTGCACGAGGAAGGAATCGCGGGCGACGTCTACCTCTTCAAGAACAACACGGACTCGGCGGGCAACTCTTATGGTTGCCACGAGAACTACCTGGTGGCCCGGCACGGGGAGTTCTCCCGGCTCGCGGACATCCTGATCCCGTTCCTGGTGACCCGCCAGCTGCTGTGCGGCGCGGGCAAGGTGCTTCAGACGCCCCGTGGGGCGGTCTACTGCGTCAGTCAGCGGGCCGAGCACATCTGGGAGGGCGTCTCCTCCGCGACGACCCGCTCGCGGCCCATCATCAACACGCGCGACGAGCCGCACGCGGACGCCGAGCGTTACCGCCGTCTGCATGTCATCGTCGGCGACTCCAACATGTCCGAGACGACCATGCTGCTGAAGGTCGGCGCGACCGACCTGGTGCTGCGCATGATCGAGGCGGGCACGGTGATGCGGGATCTGACGCTGGAGAACCCGATCCGGGCGATCCGTGAGGTCAGTCACGACATCACTGGCCGGCGCAAGGTGCGGCTGGCCAGCGGCCGGGAGGCCTCCGCGCTGGAGGTGCAGCGGGAGTACTACGAGAAGGCCGTGGACTTCGTCGAGCGCCGGGGTGTGCGTACCGGCACCGTCGACCAGGTCCTGGAGCTCTGGGGCCGCACGCTGGACGCGATCGAGGCGGAGGACCTCGACCGGATCGGCACCGAGATCGACTGGGTGATGAAGTACAAGCTCATCGAGCGGTACCGGGCCAAGCACAACATGACCATGTCGAATCCGCGGGTGGCGCAGATAGACCTCGCTTATCACGACATTCACCGTCGTCGTGGTCTGTACTACCTGTTGGAGCGAAAGGGCCAAGCCGCCCGGATCTGCAACGACTTGAAGATCTTCGAGGGCAAGTCGGTACCGCCGCAGACCACCAGGGCCCGGTTGCGCGGCGACTTCATCCGTCGCGCACAGGAACAGCGCCGGGACTTCACCGTGGACTGGGTGCACCTGAAGCTCAACGACCAGGCACAGCGCACCGTGTTGTGCAAGGACCCGTTCCGGTCGGTGGACGACCGGGTGGAGAAGCTGATCGCCGGAATGTGA
- a CDS encoding DEAD/DEAH box helicase → MIVLLSVRPGTLESTMTEDLSPAERYAAARKRAVEQATSLASFREMYDFGLDPFQIEACQALEAGKGVLVAAPTGSGKTIVGEFAVHLALQQGKKCFYTTPIKALSNQKYSDLCRRYGSEKVGLLTGDNSVNSDAPVVVMTTEVLRNMLYAGSQTLLGLGYVVMDEVHYLSDRFRGAVWEEVIIHLPESVTLVSLSATVSNAEEFGDWLDTVRGDTEVIVSEHRPVPLFQHVLAGRRMYDLFEEGEGQRRAVNPDLTRLARMEASRPSYQDRRRGRNMREADRERERRQRSRVWTPGRPEVIERLDAAGLLPAITFIFSRAACEAAVQQCLYAGLRLNDEEARAEVRALVEERTAAIPHEDLHVLGYYEWLEGLERGIAAHHAGMLPSFKEVVEELFVRGLVKAVFATETLALGINMPARSVVLEKLVKWNGEQHADITPGEYTQLTGRAGRRGIDVEGHAVVLWQRAMSPEHLAGLAGTRTYPLRSSFKPSYNMAVNLVEQFGRHRSRELLETSFAQFQADRSVVGISRQVQRNEEGLEGYKASMTCHLGDFDEYAGLRRDLKDRETELAKQGASQRRVEAAVALEKLKPGDVIHVPTGKYAGLALVLDPGLPAGRANGHRGFEQHDGPRPLVLTAERQVKRLASMDFPVPVEALDRMRIPKSFNPRSPQSRRDLASALRTKAGHIPPERARKQRSQAADDREIARLRTAIRAHPCHGCSDREDHARWAERYHRLLRDTSQLERRIEGRTNTIARTFDRIVALLTELDYLRGNEVTEHGKRLARLYGELDLLASECLRAGVWEGLAPAELAACVSALVYESRAGDDAMAPKLPSGKAKAALGEMVRIWGRLDALEEDFRISQTEGVGQREPDLGFAWSAYMWASGKGLDEVLREAEMPAGDFVRWCKQVIDVLGQIAAAAPASAGGSTVAKNARKAVDELLRGVVAYSSVG, encoded by the coding sequence ATGATCGTCCTGTTGTCAGTGCGGCCCGGTACGCTCGAAAGCACGATGACAGAGGATCTCTCACCGGCCGAGCGGTACGCGGCAGCACGTAAGCGCGCTGTCGAGCAGGCCACTTCGCTCGCGTCCTTCCGCGAGATGTACGACTTCGGTCTCGACCCCTTCCAGATCGAGGCCTGCCAGGCACTCGAGGCGGGCAAGGGCGTCCTGGTGGCCGCCCCCACCGGCTCGGGCAAGACGATCGTGGGCGAGTTCGCCGTCCACCTCGCCCTCCAGCAGGGCAAGAAGTGCTTCTACACGACGCCCATCAAGGCGCTGTCGAACCAGAAGTACTCCGACCTGTGCCGACGCTACGGCAGCGAGAAGGTGGGTCTGCTCACCGGCGACAACAGCGTCAACTCCGACGCCCCGGTGGTCGTGATGACCACCGAGGTCCTGCGGAACATGCTGTACGCCGGCTCGCAGACCCTCCTCGGCCTCGGATACGTGGTGATGGACGAGGTGCACTACCTCTCCGACCGCTTCCGGGGCGCCGTGTGGGAAGAGGTGATCATCCACCTTCCCGAGTCGGTCACCCTGGTCTCGCTGTCGGCGACCGTGTCCAACGCCGAGGAGTTCGGCGACTGGCTGGACACCGTGCGCGGCGACACCGAGGTGATCGTCTCCGAGCACCGGCCCGTGCCGCTGTTCCAGCACGTGCTCGCCGGGCGGCGGATGTACGACCTGTTCGAGGAGGGCGAGGGCCAGCGCAGAGCCGTCAACCCCGACCTCACACGGCTGGCCCGCATGGAGGCGAGCCGGCCCTCGTACCAGGACCGCAGGCGCGGCCGCAACATGCGCGAGGCCGACCGTGAGCGGGAGCGCAGGCAGCGGTCGCGGGTGTGGACGCCGGGGCGGCCGGAGGTCATCGAGCGGCTCGACGCCGCGGGGCTGCTGCCCGCCATCACCTTCATCTTCAGCCGTGCCGCCTGCGAGGCCGCCGTCCAGCAGTGCCTGTACGCCGGGCTGCGGCTGAACGACGAGGAGGCGCGCGCCGAGGTCCGCGCCCTGGTCGAGGAGCGCACCGCCGCCATCCCCCACGAGGACCTGCACGTCCTCGGCTACTACGAGTGGCTGGAGGGTCTGGAGCGCGGCATCGCCGCCCACCACGCGGGCATGCTGCCGTCCTTCAAGGAGGTCGTCGAGGAGCTGTTCGTACGCGGCCTGGTCAAGGCCGTCTTCGCGACCGAGACGCTCGCCCTCGGCATCAACATGCCCGCTCGCTCTGTGGTGCTGGAGAAGCTCGTCAAGTGGAACGGCGAGCAGCACGCCGACATCACCCCCGGCGAATACACCCAGCTCACCGGCCGCGCCGGCCGACGGGGCATCGACGTCGAGGGGCACGCCGTCGTGCTGTGGCAGCGCGCGATGAGCCCCGAGCACCTCGCCGGGCTCGCGGGCACCCGCACGTACCCGCTGCGCTCCAGCTTCAAGCCGTCGTACAACATGGCGGTCAACCTGGTCGAGCAGTTCGGGCGGCACCGCTCGCGCGAGCTGCTGGAGACCTCGTTCGCGCAGTTCCAGGCGGACCGGTCGGTGGTCGGGATCTCCCGGCAGGTGCAGCGCAACGAGGAGGGGCTCGAGGGCTACAAGGCCTCCATGACCTGCCACCTCGGCGACTTCGACGAGTACGCGGGGCTGCGCCGCGACCTCAAGGACCGCGAGACCGAACTGGCCAAGCAGGGCGCGAGCCAGCGGCGCGTCGAGGCCGCCGTGGCGCTGGAGAAGCTCAAGCCGGGGGACGTCATCCACGTGCCCACCGGCAAGTACGCCGGGCTGGCGCTGGTGCTCGACCCGGGTCTGCCCGCCGGCCGGGCCAACGGCCATCGCGGCTTCGAGCAGCACGACGGGCCGCGTCCGCTGGTGCTCACCGCCGAGCGGCAGGTCAAGCGGCTGGCCTCGATGGACTTCCCGGTGCCGGTCGAGGCGCTGGACCGGATGCGGATCCCGAAGTCGTTCAACCCGCGCTCGCCGCAGTCCCGCCGCGATCTCGCCTCCGCGCTGCGCACCAAGGCCGGGCACATCCCGCCGGAGCGGGCCCGCAAGCAGCGCTCGCAGGCCGCCGACGACCGTGAGATCGCCCGGCTGCGCACCGCGATCCGCGCGCACCCCTGCCACGGCTGCTCCGACCGTGAGGACCACGCCCGCTGGGCCGAGCGCTACCACCGGCTGCTGCGGGACACCTCGCAGCTGGAGCGTCGTATCGAGGGACGCACCAACACGATCGCCCGTACGTTCGACCGGATCGTGGCGCTGCTGACCGAGCTCGACTATCTGCGGGGCAACGAGGTCACCGAGCACGGCAAGCGGCTCGCCCGGCTCTACGGCGAGCTCGACCTGCTCGCGAGCGAATGCCTGCGCGCGGGCGTGTGGGAGGGGCTGGCCCCCGCCGAACTGGCCGCCTGTGTCTCGGCATTGGTCTACGAGTCGCGGGCCGGGGACGACGCCATGGCGCCGAAGCTGCCCTCGGGCAAGGCGAAGGCCGCGCTCGGCGAGATGGTGCGCATCTGGGGCCGGCTGGACGCCCTGGAGGAGGACTTCCGGATCAGCCAGACCGAGGGCGTGGGGCAGCGCGAGCCCGATCTCGGCTTCGCCTGGTCGGCCTATATGTGGGCCTCCGGCAAGGGCCTCGACGAGGTGTTGCGCGAGGCGGAGATGCCCGCCGGTGACTTCGTGCGCTGGTGCAAGCAGGTCATCGACGTGCTGGGGCAGATCGCGGCGGCGGCTCCCGCCTCGGCCGGGGGCTCGACGGTGGCGAAGAACGCCCGGAAGGCGGTCGACGAGCTGCTGCGGGGTGTTGTCGCCTATTCGTCGGTGGGGTGA